From one Streptomyces spiramyceticus genomic stretch:
- a CDS encoding ABC transporter ATP-binding protein, producing MEAPPDNDVLWARSLHYSHSGSPALTGVSLGVREGEILAVNGPRASGKTTLLRCLSGQLVPQQGEVWFNSTPVHTMGPLVRERLRRDRFGWIGPEPGLVPELNAWENAALPLLLHGASHRAAKKAAMEWLERLDIGMIARKRPAALQQSQRQRVAVARALVTTPSVVFADEPTAPLHQTDRAQVLRTLTAAARSHRITVLLATHDAEVATLADRTVSLLDGRRVNSVQVAGAEGRAACSLSV from the coding sequence ATGGAGGCCCCGCCGGACAACGATGTGCTCTGGGCACGGTCCCTGCACTACTCCCACAGCGGCTCCCCTGCCCTCACGGGCGTGTCGCTCGGTGTGCGCGAGGGCGAGATCCTCGCGGTCAACGGCCCGCGGGCAAGCGGCAAAACGACTCTGCTGCGGTGCCTCTCCGGTCAGCTGGTCCCGCAGCAGGGCGAGGTGTGGTTCAACAGCACACCCGTGCACACCATGGGACCGCTGGTACGTGAGCGGCTGCGCCGCGACCGGTTCGGCTGGATCGGCCCCGAACCCGGGCTCGTACCGGAACTCAACGCCTGGGAAAACGCGGCCCTCCCCCTCCTCCTGCACGGCGCCTCGCACCGCGCCGCGAAGAAGGCCGCCATGGAGTGGCTGGAGCGGCTCGACATCGGCATGATCGCCCGGAAGCGTCCGGCGGCCCTCCAGCAGTCCCAGCGCCAGCGCGTCGCCGTCGCCCGCGCCCTCGTGACCACGCCCTCGGTCGTCTTCGCGGACGAGCCGACCGCGCCGCTGCACCAGACCGACCGTGCGCAGGTCCTGCGTACGCTCACCGCCGCCGCCCGGTCGCACCGGATCACGGTCCTCCTCGCGACGCACGACGCGGAGGTGGCGACCCTCGCGGACCGTACGGTTTCGCTGCTCGACGGCCGCCGCGTCAACTCTGTACAGGTGGCTGGTGCGGAAGGCCGGGCCGCGTGCTCGCTCTCCGTCTAG
- a CDS encoding aspartate aminotransferase family protein, producing the protein MGNPIVVSQDLSKTAYDHLWMHFTRMSSYENAPVPTIVRGEGTYIYDDKGKRYLDGLSGLFVVNAGHGRHELAETAYKQAQELAFFPVWSYAHPKAVELAERLANYAPGDLNKVFFTTGGGEAVETAWKLAKQYFKLTGEPTKYKVISRAVAYHGTPQGALSITGLPALKAPFEPLVPGAHKVPNTNIYRAPIFGDDPEAYGRWCADQIEQEILFEGPETVAAVFLEPVQNAGGCFPPPPGYFQRVREICDQYNVLLVSDETICAFGRLGTMFACDKFDYVPDMITCAKGMTSGYSPIGACIISDRLAEPFYKGDNTFLHGYTFGGHPVSAAVGIANLDLFEREGLNQHVLDTEGAFLSTLQKLHDLPIVGDVRGNGFFYGIELVKDKVTKESFTDEETERVLYGFLSKALYDNGLYCRADDRGDPVVQLAPPLISNQETFDEIEGILRQVLTEAWTKL; encoded by the coding sequence GTGGGGAACCCGATAGTCGTGAGCCAGGACCTCTCCAAGACCGCGTACGACCACCTGTGGATGCATTTCACCCGCATGTCGTCCTACGAGAACGCACCCGTGCCCACCATCGTGCGTGGTGAGGGCACCTACATCTACGACGACAAGGGCAAGCGCTACCTCGACGGCCTCTCCGGCCTGTTCGTCGTCAACGCCGGCCACGGCCGTCACGAGCTTGCCGAAACGGCGTACAAGCAGGCGCAGGAGCTGGCCTTCTTCCCGGTGTGGTCGTACGCCCACCCGAAGGCCGTGGAGCTGGCCGAGCGCCTCGCGAACTACGCGCCGGGCGACCTCAACAAGGTCTTCTTCACCACCGGTGGCGGCGAGGCCGTCGAGACCGCGTGGAAGCTGGCGAAGCAGTACTTCAAGCTCACCGGCGAGCCGACCAAGTACAAGGTCATCTCCCGCGCGGTCGCCTACCACGGCACCCCGCAGGGCGCCCTGTCGATCACCGGCCTGCCGGCCCTGAAGGCGCCCTTCGAGCCGCTCGTCCCGGGTGCGCACAAGGTTCCGAACACCAACATCTACCGCGCCCCGATCTTCGGTGACGACCCGGAGGCCTACGGCCGCTGGTGCGCCGACCAGATCGAGCAGGAGATCCTGTTCGAGGGCCCGGAGACGGTCGCCGCCGTCTTCCTTGAGCCGGTGCAGAACGCCGGTGGCTGCTTCCCGCCGCCGCCCGGGTACTTCCAGCGGGTCCGCGAGATCTGCGACCAGTACAACGTGCTGCTCGTCTCCGACGAGACGATCTGCGCCTTCGGCCGCCTCGGCACGATGTTCGCGTGCGACAAGTTCGATTACGTACCGGACATGATCACCTGCGCCAAGGGCATGACCTCGGGCTACTCCCCGATCGGCGCGTGCATCATCTCGGACCGCCTGGCGGAGCCGTTCTACAAGGGTGACAACACCTTCCTGCACGGCTACACCTTCGGTGGCCACCCGGTCTCCGCGGCCGTCGGTATCGCCAACCTCGACCTGTTCGAGCGTGAGGGCCTCAACCAGCACGTCCTCGACACCGAGGGCGCGTTCCTCAGCACGCTGCAGAAGCTGCACGACCTGCCGATCGTCGGCGACGTACGCGGCAACGGCTTCTTCTACGGCATCGAGCTCGTGAAGGACAAGGTCACCAAGGAGTCCTTCACGGACGAGGAGACGGAGCGCGTGCTCTACGGCTTCCTCTCCAAGGCGCTGTACGACAACGGTCTGTACTGCCGCGCCGACGACCGTGGCGACCCGGTCGTCCAGCTCGCGCCGCCGCTGATCTCCAACCAGGAGACCTTCGACGAGATCGAGGGCATCCTGCGTCAGGTGCTGACGGAGGCCTGGACCAAGCTCTGA
- a CDS encoding Lrp/AsnC family transcriptional regulator yields the protein MHSEDVASRSADSRTGNGSSPTVDAVSLAIIEQLQEDGRRPYAAIGKAVGLSEAAVRQRVQKLLDQGVMQIVAVTDPLTVGFRRQAMVGINVEGDLDPVAEALTAMAECEYVVMTAGSFDLMVEIVCEDDDHLLEVINKRIRTLPGVRSTESFVYLKLKKQTYMWGTR from the coding sequence GTGCACAGTGAAGACGTGGCCAGTAGAAGCGCAGATTCCAGAACCGGGAACGGATCGTCACCAACGGTCGACGCCGTCTCTCTGGCGATCATCGAGCAGCTCCAGGAGGACGGACGCCGTCCTTACGCCGCCATCGGCAAGGCCGTGGGCCTCTCCGAGGCGGCGGTGCGCCAGCGCGTACAGAAGCTGCTCGACCAGGGCGTGATGCAGATCGTCGCCGTCACCGACCCGCTCACCGTGGGCTTCCGGCGGCAGGCCATGGTCGGCATCAATGTCGAGGGCGACCTCGACCCCGTCGCCGAAGCGCTGACGGCCATGGCCGAATGCGAGTACGTGGTGATGACCGCGGGCTCCTTCGACCTCATGGTGGAGATCGTCTGTGAGGACGACGACCACCTTCTCGAAGTGATCAACAAGAGGATCCGCACGCTCCCCGGTGTGCGGTCCACCGAAAGCTTCGTCTACCTCAAGCTGAAGAAGCAGACCTATATGTGGGGAACCCGATAG
- a CDS encoding gamma-aminobutyraldehyde dehydrogenase: protein MTTELRRLRNYIDGEFREAADGRTIEVVNPATGEVYATSPLSGQEDVDAAMAAAARAFPAWRDTTPAERQKALLKIADAFEERAEDLIAAESENTGKPLGLTRTEEVPPMVDQIRFFAGAARLLEGRSAGEYMEGLTSIIRREPVGVCAQVAPWNYPMMMAVWKFAPALAAGNTVVLKPSDTTPASTVLMAEIIGSIVPKGVFNVVCGDRETGRAMVEHPTPAMASITGSVRAGMQVAESAAKDVKRVHLELGGKAPVVVFEDTDIAKAVEDISVAGFFNAGQDCTAATRVLVQESIHDEFVTALAKAAADTKTGQPDDEDVLYGPLNNANQLKQVSGFIERLPAHAKVESGGQRVGDKGYFYAPTVVSGLKQDDEIIQNEVFGPVITVQSFTDEAQATEWANGVEYALASSVWTKDHARAMRMSKKLDFGCVWINTHIPLVAEMPHGGFKKSGYGKDLSAYGFEDYTRIKHVMTSIEG from the coding sequence GTGACCACCGAACTGCGTCGCCTGCGCAACTACATCGACGGAGAGTTCCGCGAAGCCGCCGACGGGCGGACCATCGAGGTGGTCAACCCGGCCACGGGCGAGGTGTACGCCACCTCGCCGCTGTCCGGCCAGGAGGACGTCGACGCCGCCATGGCCGCCGCCGCCAGGGCCTTCCCGGCCTGGCGCGACACCACGCCCGCCGAGCGCCAGAAGGCGCTGCTCAAGATCGCGGACGCGTTCGAGGAGCGCGCCGAGGACCTGATCGCGGCCGAGTCCGAGAACACCGGCAAGCCGCTCGGGCTCACCCGCACCGAGGAAGTCCCGCCGATGGTGGACCAGATCCGCTTCTTCGCGGGCGCGGCACGACTGCTCGAAGGCCGCTCGGCCGGCGAGTACATGGAGGGTCTGACCTCCATCATCCGGCGCGAGCCGGTCGGCGTCTGCGCACAGGTCGCGCCGTGGAACTACCCGATGATGATGGCCGTATGGAAGTTCGCCCCGGCGCTCGCCGCGGGCAACACGGTCGTCCTCAAGCCGTCGGACACGACGCCCGCCTCGACCGTCCTCATGGCCGAGATCATCGGCTCGATCGTCCCCAAGGGCGTTTTCAACGTCGTCTGCGGCGACCGTGAGACCGGCCGCGCGATGGTCGAGCACCCGACCCCGGCGATGGCCTCCATCACCGGTTCCGTACGGGCCGGCATGCAGGTCGCAGAGTCCGCAGCCAAGGACGTCAAGCGCGTCCACCTGGAGCTGGGCGGCAAGGCGCCGGTCGTCGTCTTCGAGGACACGGACATCGCCAAGGCCGTCGAGGACATCTCGGTCGCGGGCTTCTTCAACGCCGGCCAGGACTGTACGGCCGCGACGCGCGTGCTCGTACAGGAGTCGATCCACGACGAGTTCGTCACCGCGCTGGCGAAGGCCGCCGCGGACACGAAGACCGGGCAGCCGGACGACGAGGACGTGCTGTACGGCCCGCTCAACAACGCCAACCAGCTCAAGCAGGTCAGCGGCTTCATCGAGCGCCTGCCCGCCCACGCCAAGGTCGAGTCCGGCGGCCAGCGGGTCGGCGACAAGGGCTACTTCTACGCCCCCACCGTCGTCTCCGGCCTCAAGCAGGACGACGAGATCATCCAGAACGAGGTCTTCGGCCCCGTCATCACCGTCCAGTCCTTCACGGACGAGGCGCAGGCCACCGAGTGGGCCAACGGCGTCGAGTACGCGCTGGCGTCGTCGGTGTGGACCAAGGACCACGCGCGGGCGATGCGCATGTCCAAGAAGCTCGACTTCGGCTGCGTGTGGATCAACACCCACATCCCGCTGGTCGCGGAGATGCCGCACGGTGGCTTCAAGAAGTCCGGTTACGGCAAGGACCTGTCGGCGTACGGCTTCGAGGACTACACGCGCATCAAGCACGTGATGACCTCGATCGAGGGCTGA
- a CDS encoding HXXEE domain-containing protein — protein sequence MDDDRDRLNAAVTYGLFAAWALHDIEELATLPGWMRENVRRLRKRFPQVPERIWQAMESADEREFAVAVGVMGAIVASAAVAGHRSGGRSGFYQSTLYGFGLHGLVHMAQAAAVRGYTPGVATSPLVVVPFSLWARGRLRRSGVLRPTRARDAVQGLALAGAATALSHVVARRVLGRRRPVAPGAT from the coding sequence ATGGATGATGACCGCGATCGGCTCAATGCCGCTGTGACGTACGGCCTGTTCGCCGCCTGGGCCCTTCACGACATCGAGGAACTGGCGACGCTGCCGGGGTGGATGCGCGAGAACGTACGCCGGCTGCGCAAGCGGTTCCCGCAGGTCCCCGAGCGGATATGGCAGGCCATGGAGTCCGCGGACGAGCGCGAATTCGCCGTCGCCGTCGGCGTGATGGGCGCAATCGTCGCCTCGGCCGCCGTCGCCGGACACCGCTCCGGCGGGCGCTCCGGCTTCTACCAGTCGACGCTCTACGGCTTCGGGCTGCACGGTCTGGTCCACATGGCCCAGGCCGCCGCCGTACGCGGCTACACCCCCGGTGTCGCCACCTCGCCGCTGGTCGTGGTGCCCTTCTCGCTCTGGGCGCGCGGCCGACTGCGCCGGTCCGGTGTGCTGCGGCCGACGCGGGCGCGGGACGCTGTGCAGGGGTTGGCCCTCGCCGGAGCGGCTACGGCGCTCTCTCATGTGGTCGCGCGGCGAGTGCTCGGGAGGCGGAGGCCGGTGGCGCCGGGGGCGACGTAA
- a CDS encoding NAD(P)/FAD-dependent oxidoreductase, with amino-acid sequence MTHHIVVLGAGYAGLAAAKGAARKLRRSDVRITLVNAAGHFVERVRLHQLAAGQRLKELPLDKLLAGTGIELVVARVTAVDAAARTVRVDSAPYAIGYDTLVYALGSAADTVPVPGAAAHASAVATYDDAARLRERTAGAGGQGSLVVTGAGLTGIEAATELAEAYPGLKVQLVTGGELGAGLSERGRRYLRAALARHGVAVREHTRVAEVAAHGLVLADGGEIPADAVVWAAGFRVPDLAREAGFAVDARGLITVDATLRSTSHPEVFAAGDAAAAYGPGGAASRMSCQTGLPMGAYVAGSVAATLTGRTPKPLRLRYVWQNISLGRRDGLTQFTRADDAPRSGILTGRASARFKEAVTRGTVLALRR; translated from the coding sequence ATGACGCATCACATCGTGGTCCTTGGAGCCGGGTACGCCGGACTGGCCGCCGCAAAGGGCGCGGCCCGCAAGCTGCGCCGCAGCGACGTACGCATCACGCTGGTCAACGCCGCAGGCCATTTCGTCGAGCGGGTACGCCTGCACCAGCTCGCCGCCGGCCAGCGGCTGAAGGAGCTGCCGCTGGACAAGCTCCTCGCCGGTACAGGCATCGAGCTGGTCGTCGCCCGGGTGACGGCCGTCGACGCCGCCGCCCGTACGGTCCGGGTCGACTCCGCTCCGTACGCCATCGGATACGACACCCTCGTCTACGCCCTCGGCAGCGCGGCTGACACCGTCCCCGTTCCGGGCGCCGCCGCGCACGCCTCGGCGGTGGCCACCTACGACGACGCGGCCCGCCTGCGCGAACGTACGGCGGGCGCGGGCGGCCAGGGCTCGCTCGTCGTAACCGGTGCAGGCCTGACCGGCATCGAGGCTGCCACCGAGCTGGCCGAGGCGTACCCGGGGCTCAAGGTGCAGCTGGTCACCGGCGGCGAGCTCGGCGCCGGGCTGTCGGAGCGCGGTCGGCGCTATCTCCGCGCCGCCCTGGCCCGGCACGGCGTCGCGGTGCGCGAGCACACCCGCGTTGCCGAAGTGGCCGCCCATGGCCTGGTCCTCGCCGACGGCGGCGAGATCCCGGCCGACGCGGTCGTGTGGGCGGCCGGATTCCGCGTACCGGACCTGGCCCGCGAGGCCGGTTTCGCGGTCGACGCACGGGGCCTGATCACGGTCGACGCGACGCTGCGCTCGACCTCCCACCCGGAGGTCTTCGCGGCGGGCGACGCGGCGGCGGCCTACGGACCGGGTGGCGCCGCATCCCGCATGTCCTGCCAGACGGGGCTGCCGATGGGCGCGTACGTCGCGGGCAGCGTCGCCGCCACGCTCACCGGCCGTACGCCCAAGCCACTGCGCCTGCGCTACGTCTGGCAGAACATCAGCCTCGGCCGACGCGACGGCCTCACCCAGTTCACCCGCGCCGACGATGCACCACGCAGTGGCATCCTCACCGGCCGGGCCTCGGCCCGTTTCAAGGAGGCCGTCACGAGGGGCACGGTGCTGGCCCTGCGCCGCTGA
- a CDS encoding RNA polymerase sigma-70 factor codes for MTTTEAAASEFESHRSRLFSLAYRMLGSASEAEDVVQDTYLRWSKADRSAVRTPAAWLTKVMTNLCINQLTSARAQRELYVGPWLPEPVFTSRNELGPLETAEQRESVSFALLTLMERLTPGERAVFVLREAFGHSHREIAEVLDIEEANSRQLHRRAREQLGRPRRHFEVDDAQRKKVVERFFAATLEGDVAGLEQLLADDVVAWSDGGGQVSAARRPIIGREKVVRYLMGLGARPEAAQVRAEYAEANGEPAVAVFAGRTLLGVIVPEVGDGRVSAVRTVINPGKLAYAATQLA; via the coding sequence ATGACGACCACGGAAGCCGCCGCCTCAGAGTTCGAATCGCACCGCTCCCGGCTGTTCTCGCTCGCGTACCGGATGCTCGGTTCGGCGAGCGAGGCCGAGGACGTCGTACAGGACACGTATCTGCGCTGGAGCAAGGCCGACCGCTCCGCCGTCCGTACGCCCGCGGCTTGGCTGACCAAGGTCATGACGAACCTCTGCATCAACCAGCTCACCTCCGCCCGTGCCCAGCGCGAGCTGTACGTCGGGCCCTGGCTCCCGGAGCCGGTGTTCACCTCCCGCAATGAGCTCGGCCCGCTGGAGACCGCCGAGCAGCGCGAATCGGTGTCGTTCGCGCTGCTCACGCTCATGGAGCGGCTCACTCCGGGCGAGCGCGCGGTATTCGTACTGCGCGAGGCGTTCGGGCACAGCCACCGGGAGATCGCCGAGGTCCTCGACATCGAGGAAGCCAACTCGCGGCAGCTGCACCGCCGGGCCCGGGAACAGCTCGGCCGCCCGCGAAGGCACTTCGAGGTCGACGACGCACAGCGCAAGAAGGTCGTCGAGCGCTTCTTCGCCGCCACCCTCGAAGGCGACGTGGCCGGCTTGGAGCAGCTGCTCGCCGACGACGTGGTCGCCTGGTCCGACGGGGGCGGCCAGGTGTCCGCTGCACGCCGGCCGATCATTGGACGCGAGAAGGTAGTCCGCTACCTGATGGGGCTGGGGGCGCGGCCCGAGGCGGCGCAGGTGAGGGCCGAGTACGCCGAGGCGAACGGCGAGCCCGCGGTCGCCGTCTTCGCAGGCCGGACGCTGCTCGGCGTCATCGTGCCGGAGGTCGGCGACGGCCGGGTCAGCGCGGTCCGTACGGTCATCAACCCGGGGAAGCTCGCTTACGCCGCCACCCAGCTCGCGTGA
- a CDS encoding glycerophosphodiester phosphodiesterase, with protein sequence MRRTVTVVAHRGDPYRARENTLASIRSAAERGADAVEIDVRLTRDGVPVLLHDSTLKRLWGLDRPLAHTTWDELHELSGGGVPTLVEALLAADSHRLMIDLPGATPSSVRTVVGTVHECGAAERTYYCAGSDTMLAVRAADPGAEIAMTWTTSAPPRPTLIDAVKPRWINYRFGLVDADLCARVHRDGLLVSAWTADTRVTMRRLIGHGVDSITTNRVDALHAILSQGGTAWTQHS encoded by the coding sequence ATGCGTCGCACCGTGACTGTCGTCGCCCATCGCGGAGATCCGTACCGCGCCCGCGAGAACACCCTGGCCTCGATCCGCTCGGCGGCCGAACGGGGCGCGGACGCGGTCGAGATCGACGTCCGGCTCACCCGCGACGGTGTCCCCGTGCTGCTGCACGACTCCACCCTGAAGCGGCTGTGGGGCCTCGACCGGCCGCTCGCGCACACCACCTGGGACGAGCTGCACGAGCTGTCCGGCGGCGGGGTGCCGACCCTCGTCGAAGCGCTCCTCGCGGCGGACTCGCACCGCCTGATGATCGACCTGCCGGGGGCCACGCCGTCTTCGGTACGGACGGTGGTCGGCACCGTCCACGAGTGCGGTGCGGCGGAGCGGACGTACTACTGCGCGGGATCGGACACCATGCTCGCCGTACGGGCGGCCGATCCGGGCGCGGAAATCGCCATGACGTGGACGACGTCGGCCCCGCCGCGGCCCACTCTGATCGACGCGGTGAAGCCGCGCTGGATCAACTACCGCTTCGGTCTTGTCGATGCGGACCTCTGCGCGCGGGTGCACAGGGACGGGCTGCTGGTCTCGGCGTGGACCGCCGACACGAGGGTCACCATGCGGCGGCTGATCGGGCACGGCGTCGATTCGATCACCACCAACCGCGTCGACGCGCTGCACGCCATCCTGTCGCAGGGGGGCACAGCATGGACGCAGCACAGCTGA
- a CDS encoding adenosine deaminase has translation MTDLHPFIAGLPKAELHVHHVGSASPRIVAELAARHPDSKVPTDPEALADYFTFTDFAHFVEVYLSVVDLIRTPEDVRLLTFEVARDMARQNIRYAELTVTPFSSTRRGIDEKAFMEAIEDARKAAEAELGTVLRWCFDIPGEAGLEAAEETARLAVDLRPEGLVSFGLGGPEIGVPRPQFKPYFDRAIAAGLHSVPHAGETTGPETVWDALNDLRAERIGHGTSAVKDPALLAHLAEHRIALEVCPTSNIATRAVATLDEHPIKEMVDAGVLVTINSDDPPMFGTDLNSEYGVAARLLGLDEQGVAALAKNAVEASFLDPAGKARITAEIDAYATDWLTRKP, from the coding sequence ATGACCGATCTGCACCCCTTCATCGCGGGGCTGCCCAAGGCCGAACTGCATGTGCACCACGTCGGATCCGCCTCCCCCCGCATCGTCGCCGAACTGGCCGCCCGCCACCCCGACTCGAAGGTCCCCACCGACCCCGAGGCGCTTGCGGACTACTTCACGTTCACCGACTTCGCGCACTTCGTCGAGGTCTATCTCTCCGTCGTGGACCTGATCCGCACCCCGGAGGACGTCCGGCTGCTGACCTTCGAGGTCGCCCGCGACATGGCCCGGCAGAACATCCGGTACGCCGAGCTGACCGTCACGCCGTTCAGCTCCACCCGCCGCGGCATCGACGAGAAGGCCTTCATGGAGGCGATCGAGGACGCCCGCAAGGCAGCGGAGGCGGAGCTGGGCACCGTACTGCGCTGGTGCTTCGACATTCCGGGCGAGGCCGGTCTCGAAGCGGCGGAGGAGACAGCGAGGCTGGCCGTGGACCTGCGCCCGGAGGGGCTGGTCTCGTTCGGTCTCGGCGGTCCGGAGATCGGCGTACCGCGTCCGCAGTTCAAGCCGTACTTCGACCGCGCGATCGCGGCGGGCCTGCACTCCGTGCCGCACGCGGGTGAGACGACCGGCCCGGAGACCGTCTGGGACGCGCTGAACGATCTGCGCGCCGAACGCATCGGCCACGGCACCAGCGCCGTCAAGGACCCCGCGCTGCTGGCCCACCTCGCCGAACACCGCATCGCGCTGGAGGTGTGCCCCACGTCCAACATCGCGACCCGCGCGGTCGCCACGCTGGACGAGCACCCGATCAAGGAGATGGTGGACGCCGGAGTCCTGGTCACCATCAACAGCGACGACCCGCCGATGTTCGGAACCGACCTCAACAGTGAGTACGGGGTGGCGGCCCGCCTGCTCGGCCTGGACGAGCAGGGCGTCGCGGCGCTCGCCAAGAACGCCGTCGAGGCGTCCTTCCTCGACCCGGCGGGCAAGGCACGCATCACGGCCGAGATCGATGCATACGCGACAGATTGGCTCACCCGCAAGCCGTGA
- a CDS encoding DUF4190 domain-containing protein: MSDNAQHPSGPPPERSRDPWAPPEQPAQKVPLDKPAGGGSPVHDQQTVTSMPVSGPGPEPGPGAGTGTGAVPPPPVSPAGPAPAAPGAYGYPAYATPQTPAPYNAGGYPGYPGYAGQTGWAGQQGPANGFGITAMVLGIIAVTFFCAYGLGIILGILALIFGILGRKRVQRGEATNNGMAVAGIILGIVGFVLSAVFIGFIVWAIVEGQNQRDREADEYDPYANSSLVVDDVR; the protein is encoded by the coding sequence ATGTCAGACAACGCGCAGCACCCCTCGGGACCGCCGCCCGAGCGGTCGCGGGACCCCTGGGCCCCGCCGGAGCAGCCGGCGCAGAAGGTACCGCTGGACAAGCCGGCGGGCGGGGGATCTCCGGTTCACGATCAGCAGACGGTTACCTCGATGCCGGTCTCGGGACCAGGGCCAGAGCCGGGGCCGGGTGCGGGTACGGGTACGGGCGCGGTGCCGCCGCCCCCGGTCTCACCGGCGGGCCCCGCGCCGGCCGCCCCGGGCGCCTACGGCTACCCGGCGTACGCCACGCCGCAGACCCCCGCGCCGTACAACGCCGGGGGTTATCCCGGATACCCCGGTTACGCGGGCCAGACCGGCTGGGCCGGTCAGCAGGGCCCGGCGAACGGCTTCGGGATCACCGCGATGGTGCTCGGCATCATCGCCGTCACATTCTTCTGCGCGTACGGGCTGGGGATCATCCTCGGCATCCTCGCGCTGATCTTCGGCATTCTGGGCCGCAAGCGCGTGCAGCGGGGCGAGGCGACGAACAACGGCATGGCGGTGGCCGGAATCATCCTGGGCATTGTGGGCTTCGTGCTCAGTGCGGTGTTCATCGGGTTCATCGTCTGGGCGATTGTCGAGGGGCAGAACCAGAGGGATCGCGAGGCGGACGAGTACGACCCGTACGCGAATTCTTCGCTGGTGGTCGACGACGTGCGCTAG
- a CDS encoding gamma-aminobutyraldehyde dehydrogenase, whose product MVNRLQVQDRFADGAQFIGGQLRAGTSGRTHAVVNPATGEKVYEYELAGTADVDAAVAAASAAFPGWAATTPGERSEAMHRFAAVLAEQAEDFAYAESLQCGKPIKLTTEFDVPGSVDNTAFFAGAARHLEGKSAGEYSGDHTSYVRREPIGVVGSIAPWNYPLQMAAWKVLPAIAAGNTIVLKPAEITPLTSIMFAQAAKDAGIPDGVVNVVTGAGKDVGEHLVGHPDVVMTSFTGSTAVGKRVAEIATSTVKRLHLELGGKAPFVVFDDADLEAAVHGAVAGSLINTGQDCTAATRAYVQRPLYDAFVAGVAELMESVRLGDPFDPSTDLGPLISHAQRDRVAGFVERARSYARVVTGGEAPGGDLAKGAYYRPTLVADAPQDSEIVQAEIFGPVLVVLPFDTDDEGIELANDTPYGLAASAWTRDVFRANRATRDIKAGCVWVNDHIPIISEMPHGGYKASGFGKDMSAYSFEEYTQVKHVMYDNTAVARKDWHRTIFGDR is encoded by the coding sequence ATGGTCAACCGCCTTCAGGTGCAGGACCGATTCGCGGACGGTGCGCAGTTCATCGGCGGACAGCTGCGGGCCGGCACCTCGGGCCGTACGCACGCCGTCGTGAACCCCGCGACCGGCGAGAAGGTCTACGAGTACGAGCTGGCCGGCACCGCCGATGTCGACGCGGCGGTCGCCGCCGCGAGCGCGGCGTTCCCCGGATGGGCCGCCACCACGCCCGGCGAGCGCTCCGAGGCGATGCACCGCTTCGCCGCCGTACTGGCCGAGCAGGCCGAGGACTTCGCGTACGCCGAGTCGCTCCAGTGCGGCAAGCCGATCAAGCTGACCACCGAGTTCGACGTGCCCGGCAGCGTCGACAACACCGCCTTCTTCGCGGGCGCGGCCCGGCACTTGGAGGGCAAGTCGGCCGGCGAGTACTCCGGCGACCACACCTCCTACGTACGGCGCGAGCCGATCGGTGTCGTCGGCTCCATCGCGCCCTGGAACTACCCCCTCCAGATGGCCGCCTGGAAGGTGCTGCCCGCGATCGCCGCAGGCAACACCATCGTCCTGAAGCCCGCCGAAATCACGCCGCTGACCTCGATCATGTTCGCCCAGGCGGCCAAGGACGCCGGCATCCCGGACGGCGTCGTCAATGTCGTCACCGGAGCCGGCAAGGACGTGGGCGAGCACCTTGTCGGGCATCCGGACGTTGTCATGACCTCCTTCACCGGGTCGACCGCCGTCGGCAAGCGCGTCGCCGAGATCGCCACCTCCACCGTCAAGCGCCTCCACCTCGAACTCGGCGGCAAGGCCCCCTTCGTGGTCTTCGACGACGCCGACCTGGAGGCCGCCGTGCACGGCGCGGTCGCCGGCTCGCTGATCAACACCGGTCAGGACTGCACCGCCGCCACCCGCGCCTACGTCCAGCGGCCGCTCTACGACGCCTTCGTCGCGGGCGTCGCCGAGCTGATGGAGAGCGTCCGGCTCGGTGACCCGTTCGATCCGTCCACCGACCTCGGGCCGCTGATCAGCCACGCCCAGCGCGACCGGGTCGCCGGCTTCGTCGAGCGGGCCCGTTCGTACGCCCGCGTCGTGACCGGCGGCGAAGCGCCCGGGGGAGACCTCGCCAAGGGCGCGTACTACCGGCCCACCCTCGTCGCCGACGCCCCCCAGGACAGCGAGATCGTCCAGGCCGAGATCTTCGGGCCGGTCCTCGTCGTGCTGCCCTTCGACACCGACGACGAAGGCATCGAGCTCGCCAACGACACCCCGTACGGGCTCGCCGCCTCCGCCTGGACCCGCGACGTGTTCCGGGCGAACCGCGCCACCCGCGACATCAAGGCGGGCTGTGTGTGGGTCAACGACCACATCCCGATCATCAGCGAGATGCCGCACGGAGGTTACAAGGCCAGCGGCTTCGGCAAGGACATGTCGGCGTACTCCTTCGAGGAGTACACGCAGGTCAAGCATGTGATGTACGACAACACGGCGGTCGCCCGCAAGGACTGGCACCGCACGATTTTCGGGGACCGATAA